A region of Streptomyces sp. NBC_01750 DNA encodes the following proteins:
- a CDS encoding DUF5719 family protein, whose product MKRTTISLIATTVALAAITGFAALTAPDGGSSAEAEAAARLPVERSSLLCPAPSSSEIAETAYTSFTPAGKTADAKDGDAKGGVAELKPSAATLADPDTAPKKDEAKKKDTAKGGAGKDGAASGAKKPVPDKAVLALKEPGKPVAAKAGGGEAPALVGTATGRLAPGWTAQQTTTVPAGGSRGVLGVSCTAPDTDFWFPGASTAENRQDYVHLTNPDPTAAVADIELYGKDGALKTTLTEGIPVPAGSSVPVLLSTLTSEPAADLTVHVTTRTGRVGAVVRSADDKTGSDWLAASADPSDTAVLPGIPADATSVQLVAFAPGDDDADLKVQLAGATGRITPAGHETLHIKSGMTAAVDLKDVTKGEAGSLILSPAQSSETTPVVAALRVVRGKGDKQEVAFIPATAPVGERATAADNRAKGSILSLTAPDGGAQVKVTASAGTEGGTQAVKTYTVKAGTTLAVAPPVPAGLKGSYALTVETVSGGPVHASRTLTLPQDGIPMFTVQTLPYDRGTVAVPEAEQDLSVLDD is encoded by the coding sequence GTGAAGCGCACAACCATCTCCCTGATCGCGACCACCGTCGCACTCGCAGCGATCACCGGCTTCGCCGCGCTCACCGCACCGGACGGCGGCTCGTCGGCAGAAGCCGAGGCCGCGGCGCGGCTGCCCGTCGAACGCTCCAGCCTGCTCTGCCCGGCGCCCAGCAGCTCGGAGATCGCGGAGACCGCTTACACGTCGTTCACCCCGGCCGGGAAGACCGCAGACGCGAAGGACGGCGACGCGAAGGGCGGCGTGGCGGAACTGAAGCCGTCCGCCGCCACCCTGGCCGACCCCGACACCGCGCCCAAGAAGGACGAAGCGAAGAAGAAGGACACGGCCAAGGGCGGGGCAGGGAAGGACGGTGCCGCGTCGGGCGCGAAGAAGCCGGTGCCCGACAAGGCGGTGCTCGCGCTGAAGGAGCCCGGCAAGCCCGTCGCCGCCAAGGCCGGCGGCGGCGAGGCCCCCGCCCTCGTCGGCACCGCCACCGGCCGCCTCGCACCCGGCTGGACCGCGCAGCAGACCACCACGGTCCCGGCGGGCGGCTCGCGCGGCGTGCTCGGCGTCAGCTGCACCGCGCCGGACACCGACTTCTGGTTCCCGGGTGCCTCCACCGCCGAGAACCGCCAGGACTACGTCCACCTCACCAACCCGGACCCGACGGCGGCCGTCGCCGACATCGAGCTGTACGGCAAGGACGGCGCCCTCAAGACCACACTGACCGAGGGCATCCCGGTCCCCGCCGGGTCCAGCGTCCCGGTCCTGCTCTCCACGCTGACCTCCGAGCCCGCCGCGGATCTGACCGTCCATGTCACCACCCGCACGGGCCGCGTCGGCGCGGTGGTGCGGTCCGCCGACGACAAGACGGGCAGCGACTGGCTGGCGGCCTCGGCCGATCCGTCGGACACCGCGGTACTGCCGGGCATCCCCGCGGACGCCACCTCGGTCCAGCTGGTGGCCTTCGCGCCCGGCGACGACGACGCCGATCTGAAGGTGCAGCTGGCGGGCGCGACCGGCCGGATCACCCCCGCCGGACACGAGACGCTGCACATCAAGTCCGGCATGACCGCGGCCGTCGACCTGAAGGACGTGACCAAGGGCGAGGCCGGATCACTGATCCTCAGCCCGGCGCAGAGCAGTGAGACGACCCCGGTGGTGGCGGCGCTGCGCGTCGTGCGCGGCAAGGGCGACAAGCAGGAGGTCGCCTTCATCCCGGCGACCGCACCCGTGGGGGAGCGGGCGACCGCGGCCGACAACCGCGCCAAGGGCTCGATCCTCTCCCTGACCGCGCCGGACGGCGGCGCACAGGTCAAGGTCACCGCCTCGGCGGGTACGGAGGGCGGCACTCAGGCCGTCAAGACGTACACGGTCAAGGCCGGTACGACACTGGCGGTCGCCCCGCCGGTGCCGGCCGGCCTCAAGGGCTCGTACGCGCTCACCGTCGAGACGGTGTCGGGCGGCCCGGTACACGCCTCACGCACGCTCACGCTGCCGCAGGACGGCATCCCGATGTTCACGGTGCAGACACTGCCGTACGACCGCGGGACGGTGGCGGTGCCGGAGGCGGAGCAGGACCTGTCGGTTCTGGACGACTGA
- a CDS encoding phosphomannomutase/phosphoglucomutase → MTADLSQIVKAYDVRGVVPDQWDEALAELFGAAFVQVTDADAIVVGHDMRPSSPGLSGAFARGAAARGADVTLIGLCSTDQLYFASGELGLPGAMFTASHNPAQYNGIKMCRAGAAPVGQDTGLADIRALVESWSEQGAPAAAEVAGTVTERDTLTDYAAHLLSLVDLSAMRPLKVVVDAGNGMGGHTVPTVFSSLPLTLVPMYFELDGTFPNHEANPLDPRNIVDLQARVRSEGADLGLAFDGDADRCFVVDERGEGISPSAITALVAARELAKHPGGTVIHNLITSWSVPEVVRENGGTPARTRVGHSFIKEEMARTGAIFGGEHSAHYYFRDFWNADTGMLAALHVLAALGAQNGTLSSLVAEYDRYTGSGEINSTVDDQAGRTAAVKTAFGAREDVTTDELDGLTVATADWWFNLRPSNTEPLLRLNVEARDEATMAKVRDEVLALVRAT, encoded by the coding sequence GTGACTGCTGATCTGTCGCAGATCGTGAAGGCGTACGACGTCCGCGGGGTGGTGCCGGATCAGTGGGACGAGGCCCTGGCCGAGCTGTTCGGGGCCGCCTTCGTCCAGGTGACGGACGCGGACGCGATCGTCGTCGGCCATGACATGCGGCCGTCGTCGCCAGGACTTTCGGGGGCGTTCGCGCGCGGGGCCGCGGCCCGCGGCGCGGATGTCACCCTGATCGGCCTGTGCTCGACGGACCAGCTGTACTTCGCTTCGGGGGAGCTGGGTCTGCCCGGCGCGATGTTCACCGCCTCGCACAACCCGGCGCAGTACAACGGCATCAAGATGTGCCGGGCGGGCGCCGCACCGGTGGGCCAGGACACGGGCCTCGCGGACATCCGCGCGCTCGTCGAGTCCTGGTCCGAACAGGGCGCGCCGGCGGCGGCCGAGGTGGCGGGCACGGTGACCGAGCGGGACACGCTGACGGACTACGCCGCGCATCTGCTGTCCCTGGTGGACCTGTCGGCGATGCGTCCGCTGAAGGTGGTCGTGGACGCGGGCAACGGTATGGGCGGCCACACGGTCCCGACCGTCTTCTCGTCCCTGCCCCTCACCCTCGTACCGATGTACTTCGAGCTCGACGGCACCTTCCCCAACCACGAGGCGAACCCGCTGGACCCGCGGAACATCGTCGACCTCCAGGCCCGCGTCCGGTCCGAGGGCGCGGACCTGGGCCTGGCCTTCGACGGCGACGCGGACCGCTGCTTCGTCGTGGACGAGCGCGGCGAGGGCATCTCACCGTCGGCGATCACGGCGCTGGTGGCGGCGCGAGAGCTGGCCAAGCACCCCGGTGGCACGGTGATCCACAACCTGATCACGTCGTGGTCGGTCCCGGAGGTCGTCCGCGAGAACGGCGGCACTCCGGCCCGTACGCGAGTCGGCCACTCCTTCATCAAGGAGGAGATGGCCCGTACGGGAGCGATCTTCGGCGGCGAGCACTCGGCGCACTACTACTTCCGGGACTTCTGGAACGCGGACACCGGCATGCTGGCGGCCCTGCATGTACTGGCGGCGCTGGGCGCGCAGAACGGCACGCTTTCGTCGCTGGTCGCGGAGTACGACAGGTACACGGGCTCGGGGGAGATCAACTCCACCGTCGACGACCAGGCGGGCCGTACGGCGGCGGTGAAGACGGCCTTCGGAGCGCGCGAGGACGTGACGACCGACGAACTGGACGGCCTGACGGTGGCGACGGCGGACTGGTGGTTCAACCTCCGCCCTTCGAACACCGAGCCACTGTTGCGCCTGAACGTGGAGGCGCGGGACGAGGCGACGATGGCGAAGGTACGGGACGAGGTCCTGGCACTGGTCCGGGCTACCTGA
- a CDS encoding metallopeptidase family protein — protein sequence MDSSVPPRQSEPRPRRRDRHGRGMRGPVAPPQVPLAASRAESFRDLVQDSVERLERRWPQLADVDFLVLDVPGAPDDSVPLGSSAAADKERRAQIVVYRRPVEIRTKNRDERALLVHEVVVEQVAELLGLAPESVDPRYGQD from the coding sequence ATGGACAGTTCTGTGCCGCCCCGCCAGTCCGAACCACGGCCGCGTCGCCGCGACCGCCACGGCCGCGGGATGCGCGGGCCGGTCGCCCCGCCCCAGGTGCCCCTCGCCGCCAGCCGGGCCGAGTCCTTCCGGGACCTGGTTCAGGACTCGGTGGAGCGGCTGGAGCGGCGGTGGCCACAGCTCGCCGACGTCGATTTCCTCGTACTGGACGTGCCGGGCGCGCCGGACGACTCGGTGCCGCTGGGCAGCTCGGCTGCCGCGGACAAGGAACGGCGGGCGCAGATCGTGGTCTACCGGCGGCCCGTCGAGATCCGGACAAAGAATCGCGACGAGCGCGCGCTGCTGGTGCACGAGGTGGTCGTGGAGCAGGTGGCCGAGCTGCTGGGGCTGGCGCCGGAGTCGGTCGACCCGCGGTACGGACAGGACTGA
- a CDS encoding DUF3499 domain-containing protein codes for MESRRSPLKSAVPSNVVSPVRRCSRTACGRPAVATLTYVYADSTAVLGPLATYAEPHCYDLCAEHSERLTAPRGWEVVRLADGSAPSRPSGDDLEALANAVREAARPQGRTAEAGAQNGRRTADPMEVARRGHLRVLRSPDS; via the coding sequence GTGGAGAGTCGTCGCAGCCCGCTCAAGAGTGCGGTACCGTCCAACGTCGTGAGCCCTGTACGTCGCTGTTCGCGCACCGCGTGCGGCCGCCCCGCCGTCGCGACACTGACGTACGTCTATGCCGATTCGACCGCGGTCCTCGGCCCGCTCGCCACGTATGCCGAGCCCCACTGCTACGACCTGTGTGCCGAACACAGTGAGCGCCTGACCGCACCGCGCGGCTGGGAGGTTGTGCGGCTCGCCGACGGCTCCGCCCCGTCCCGCCCCAGTGGCGACGATCTCGAGGCGCTCGCCAATGCCGTGAGGGAAGCGGCCCGCCCGCAGGGACGGACCGCCGAGGCCGGCGCGCAGAACGGCCGCCGGACGGCGGACCCGATGGAGGTCGCGCGCCGGGGCCATCTGCGGGTACTGCGTTCCCCGGACTCCTGA